One segment of Leptospirillum ferrooxidans C2-3 DNA contains the following:
- a CDS encoding ABC transporter permease — translation MGLFVVSLFGEFFVPYGYNNVRFDLSYAPAIYPRVTASGIVVPILEQVDPITRTYRIVPGKESSVHFFCKGDRYRLLGVFPSELHLICVDAPGRISFLGSDALGRDLFSRLIVGMRLSFLLSLFGVAISFVVGVTAGLIAGYRGGWVDAVIMRTGEVFMAIPSLYLLMGFRALFPPGIPSGEAAIVITGALALVGWASLARVIRGVTMSLVKEDYVLAAKSSGARPLDIFLKHLLPNMSPYLVVAVTLSVPGFIVGEAGLSFLGLGISPPHPSLGNMLADAQSLTVIRTAPWLLMAGFLVVVLVMMFNRLGDHIRESD, via the coding sequence TTGGGTTTATTTGTTGTATCTCTTTTTGGAGAATTTTTTGTTCCGTATGGGTATAACAATGTTCGCTTCGACTTGTCCTATGCGCCTGCCATTTACCCAAGAGTCACAGCGTCCGGGATTGTTGTTCCCATTCTGGAGCAGGTTGATCCCATCACCCGGACCTATCGAATTGTTCCTGGAAAAGAATCCAGTGTGCATTTTTTTTGTAAGGGGGATCGGTATCGATTGCTGGGAGTTTTTCCTTCAGAGCTTCATTTGATCTGTGTTGATGCCCCTGGCCGGATCTCATTTTTAGGATCAGATGCCTTGGGCCGTGACCTTTTTTCCCGTTTGATTGTTGGGATGCGACTTTCGTTTCTTCTTTCTCTTTTTGGAGTTGCGATTTCTTTTGTGGTCGGCGTCACTGCCGGATTGATAGCCGGCTATCGTGGTGGTTGGGTCGATGCTGTGATCATGAGAACCGGAGAGGTCTTCATGGCGATCCCGTCACTCTACCTTTTGATGGGTTTCCGGGCACTGTTTCCCCCGGGGATTCCGTCGGGAGAGGCAGCCATTGTCATCACCGGAGCATTGGCTCTGGTCGGTTGGGCCAGTCTTGCAAGGGTCATCAGGGGAGTGACGATGTCGTTGGTCAAGGAGGATTATGTCCTCGCTGCAAAGTCCTCCGGAGCCCGTCCCCTGGACATTTTTTTAAAACATCTATTGCCGAACATGTCTCCCTATCTGGTTGTTGCTGTGACATTGTCTGTTCCAGGATTTATCGTTGGTGAGGCTGGGCTCAGCTTTCTTGGTCTGGGGATTTCTCCACCCCACCCCAGTCTGGGGAACATGCTGGCGGATGCGCAAAGCCTTACTGTGATCAGAACCGCCCCATGGCTTTTGATGGCAGGATTTCTTGTTGTGGTTTTGGTGATGATGTTTAACCGCCTGGGTGATCATATCCGGGAAAGTGATTGA
- a CDS encoding HAD family hydrolase produces the protein MVRDKVSPELILWDLDGTLVDSSADLVRATNEAMRTLGYPDVDQAHFARMVGNGVRYLVSAALPPESREREQEKAIEIFMEYYRGHIADKTRYFEGIPDLLAELPVDHVIVSNKREELCRLLVDKLESGSWFKEIVGGDTFVNRKPHPQPILEMVKRFSVDPSRVVMIGDSILDIESGLKAGVQTIGVTWGFGDPLENSEINPDHVFRNVSGMASFLKQSCLGRV, from the coding sequence ATGGTTCGTGACAAGGTTTCCCCAGAGTTGATCCTCTGGGATCTGGACGGCACTCTTGTTGATTCGAGTGCAGATCTCGTAAGGGCGACGAACGAGGCAATGAGAACATTGGGATATCCCGATGTGGATCAGGCGCATTTTGCCCGTATGGTAGGAAATGGAGTTCGTTATCTTGTGAGTGCGGCGTTGCCACCAGAGTCAAGAGAGAGAGAGCAGGAAAAGGCTATTGAGATTTTCATGGAATATTATCGCGGGCATATTGCCGATAAAACCCGGTATTTTGAGGGAATCCCTGATTTATTGGCCGAATTGCCCGTGGATCATGTCATTGTTTCAAACAAAAGGGAGGAGCTTTGCAGACTTCTAGTAGACAAACTGGAGTCTGGATCCTGGTTTAAAGAGATTGTTGGAGGGGATACTTTTGTCAATCGAAAACCCCACCCACAACCAATATTGGAGATGGTCAAACGTTTTTCTGTTGACCCTTCCAGAGTTGTGATGATAGGAGACAGCATTCTGGATATAGAATCGGGACTCAAGGCGGGAGTTCAGACAATTGGTGTGACGTGGGGATTTGGGGATCCACTTGAAAACAGTGAGATCAACCCTGATCATGTCTTCAGGAATGTGTCTGGGATGGCGAGTTTTCTGAAGCAATCCTGTCTCGGGAGGGTCTGA
- a CDS encoding DUF4149 domain-containing protein yields MLYQRLLRGFYSYILIFLTGATLFLALFVAPLLFTHLGIPKAAEATGVLFPPYFHLLFILSLVELALSFLMADRKQPFAKITIGSWFFISVINGLLAGVLGPEAIVSRTRWLAHPADLAEKAHFDKIHELSVILNSVSLVMFLTLCLPLAFSFRPSRDRIASENSPSQTHS; encoded by the coding sequence ATGCTCTATCAACGACTACTTAGGGGGTTTTACTCCTACATTCTTATTTTCCTGACCGGGGCGACACTGTTCCTTGCCCTATTTGTAGCACCTCTCCTCTTTACCCATCTGGGCATCCCCAAGGCAGCTGAGGCCACAGGCGTTCTCTTTCCACCCTATTTTCATCTTCTTTTTATCCTAAGCCTCGTGGAGCTGGCTCTCTCTTTCCTTATGGCCGACAGAAAACAGCCATTTGCCAAGATCACAATCGGATCCTGGTTTTTTATCTCAGTAATAAATGGTCTTTTGGCTGGAGTTCTGGGACCTGAGGCAATTGTTTCACGAACCCGCTGGCTTGCCCATCCGGCAGACCTTGCGGAAAAAGCTCATTTTGACAAGATTCATGAGCTCTCTGTCATTCTGAACAGCGTTTCACTTGTGATGTTTTTAACGCTTTGTCTCCCATTGGCCTTTTCATTCAGACCCTCCCGAGACAGGATTGCTTCAGAAAACTCGCCATCCCAGACACATTCCTGA
- a CDS encoding IS1380-like element ISLefe1 family transposase translates to MVRQTVLPFKLESTDDTITSQAGLVLFGEFLQSLGLKKKIDRAFGKPGSGAGYRASSYVVPLLLMLQGGGRSLCDLRMIAQDKGLLGLLGIGEVPSTDAFGRWLRRMGASDTGLSALESVIARVLSVLGKALRKRRKKAGLSWVREVTLDIDASQIVAEKAEALWTYKGEKGYMPLVGHVKELSGMVIHEEFREGNVSPGADHVPFLKDCLRRLPAGIRIARFRADSASYQASVINFCQERGIRFVIGADLDVAVRAAIGRIPESDWRPYQDGHIAETVHTMNKTHNAFRLIVVRRRVQTPLPGMEEEGEKEASPDVRYKVLATSHKEIPEWVVAWYKQRGEDSENRIKELKIGFGMERMPSGDTKANGIFFRIGVLAYNLFLLFRGQILDESFKRAQVQTVRWQIYQMAGKVVRHAGVLVLKVAEDVLAPFRSFRERCWRLWCREGSP, encoded by the coding sequence ATGGTACGACAAACCGTTCTTCCATTCAAACTCGAATCGACCGACGACACGATCACCTCTCAGGCGGGGCTGGTTCTGTTTGGGGAGTTTCTTCAGTCTCTCGGACTGAAGAAGAAGATTGACCGGGCCTTCGGGAAGCCCGGAAGCGGAGCGGGGTACAGAGCCTCGTCCTATGTGGTCCCCCTGTTGCTGATGCTGCAAGGCGGAGGAAGGAGCCTTTGTGACCTTCGGATGATCGCCCAGGACAAGGGACTGTTGGGGCTTCTTGGTATCGGAGAGGTGCCGTCGACGGACGCGTTCGGCCGGTGGCTCCGGCGGATGGGGGCTTCCGACACCGGGTTGTCGGCACTGGAGTCGGTCATCGCCCGGGTTCTGTCGGTTCTGGGCAAGGCACTTCGGAAGAGGCGGAAGAAGGCCGGCCTGTCTTGGGTCCGGGAGGTGACCCTCGACATCGATGCCAGCCAGATCGTGGCGGAAAAGGCCGAAGCCCTGTGGACCTACAAGGGGGAGAAGGGGTACATGCCTCTGGTGGGGCACGTGAAGGAACTCTCCGGGATGGTGATACACGAAGAATTTCGGGAGGGGAACGTCTCTCCGGGAGCGGACCATGTTCCGTTTCTGAAGGACTGCCTCCGGCGTCTTCCGGCAGGGATCCGGATCGCCCGGTTTCGGGCGGACAGCGCGTCGTACCAGGCCTCCGTCATCAATTTCTGCCAGGAGCGGGGAATCCGGTTCGTGATCGGAGCCGATCTGGATGTGGCGGTGCGGGCGGCGATCGGAAGGATCCCCGAGAGCGACTGGAGGCCCTATCAGGACGGTCATATCGCCGAGACGGTGCACACGATGAACAAAACCCACAACGCCTTCCGGCTCATCGTGGTGCGCCGGCGGGTGCAGACCCCTTTGCCGGGAATGGAGGAGGAAGGAGAAAAAGAGGCTTCTCCCGATGTCCGATACAAGGTCCTGGCCACCAGCCACAAGGAGATCCCCGAATGGGTCGTGGCCTGGTACAAGCAGCGGGGAGAGGATTCCGAGAACCGGATCAAGGAGCTGAAGATCGGGTTCGGGATGGAGCGGATGCCCAGTGGAGACACGAAAGCCAACGGGATCTTTTTCCGGATCGGAGTGCTGGCCTACAACCTCTTTCTCCTGTTCCGGGGACAGATTCTGGACGAGAGCTTCAAGCGGGCCCAGGTCCAGACGGTCCGATGGCAGATCTATCAGATGGCCGGGAAAGTGGTGCGTCATGCGGGCGTTCTCGTTCTCAAGGTGGCGGAGGATGTTCTGGCCCCCTTTCGGAGCTTTCGGGAGAGGTGCTGGCGGCTCTGGTGCCGGGAAGGAAGTCCGTAA
- a CDS encoding AtpZ/AtpI family protein — protein sequence MKWYVLDLPGYVPGGIGMGPMLVVRVGLELLVAIFMGALAGFWLDKETGRAFFPMFSLLGFLLGSSGGMLLVYQTMKLPGKAKLKEEKGEDPVYDKHPLPEKEAKKSPGDGEKLL from the coding sequence GTGAAATGGTATGTTCTGGATCTTCCAGGATATGTTCCGGGGGGCATTGGTATGGGGCCGATGCTTGTTGTTCGGGTTGGTTTAGAGCTTCTGGTTGCAATTTTCATGGGTGCTCTGGCGGGCTTTTGGCTGGACAAGGAGACGGGCCGGGCCTTTTTTCCCATGTTTTCTCTTTTGGGTTTTCTTCTTGGAAGTTCCGGTGGGATGTTGCTCGTTTACCAGACGATGAAGCTGCCGGGAAAAGCCAAATTGAAGGAAGAAAAAGGGGAAGATCCAGTTTACGACAAACATCCATTGCCGGAAAAAGAGGCCAAGAAGTCTCCAGGCGATGGTGAAAAGCTCCTGTAG